The genomic window TTATTGCAGAATCTAAAACTTCAAATTTTAATTTGGAAGATAACGAAATTGAAAAAATCGTATTTTTTTATAAAAACGGAACTTTTAAAACCTATTCGGCTTAATTTAAAAATTAGCGCATATTTGAACATTGGCACAAATAATTTTCATTTACGCGATTCTCACGCGTTTGGGGAAATTATTTAAAATTTTAAAATTGAACGCCATTTTCAGGAATTTTTCCCAAAACACCTTTATAGTGTTTTTTCAAAATTTCAAAATCAGCTTCGTAATTCCCTGTCGGAAAAAACGGCTTGCCAAAACTCACTTCTTTTTTACCCCAATCAAAAGCTACAGGTACAATTGGCACATTCGCTTTAAGCGCGATATAATAAAAACCAGTTTTAATTTCGTTTACTCCTTTTCGTGTTCCTTCTGGTGCAACTGCCAAACGAAAGATTTCTTTTCTTTCAAAAATTGCAGCAATTGAATCAACTTTATTTAATCCGCCTGTGCGGTCTAAAGGTTCTCCTCCAACATTTCTAAAATAATATCCAAACGGAAATTTAAATAATTCCTTCTTTCCTACCCAATTCATCTGCAGTCCAGATATGCCTCTGGTAAAAATTCCTATATAAAAATCATGATTGCTAGTGTGAGGCATTACCATTAGTACACATTTTTTCACTTCAGCATTTTCCATTCCCACTATTTTCCAGCCCATTAGCTTAAAAAATATGAATTTGTACAATAGTTTTTTCATTAATGACTTATTATTTAGTGCAAAATAAAAGATTTAATACTAAATTTGAGTAAAAGCATTTAAAAATGATTCGAAAAATTTTCAGTTATATAATTCCTATAAAAATCTTTAAAAAGAAATCTGCCAGAAGTAAAATTATTGAAGTTACTTGGGCAAATGGCGAATTAGTACTGGATTCTGAAAACACCAATTATTCGTATGGAAGTCTGCAGCGCATATTACGATACGGACTTAGAAATATTGGCTACGATACGATTCTAAAAATGGATCACATTTTACTGCTTGGAGTTGCGGGCGGAAGTGTCGTAAAAACTTTGGTAGACGAAATTGAATATAAAGACCGAATAACTGGAGTTGAAATAGATCCAGATATGATTCAAGTTGCGAATGAATATTTTAACCTGAATCAAATCAAACAATTGGAACTGGTAATTGATGATGCTTTTGAATTTGTTTTAAAAACAAAAGACAAATATGATCTTATAATTATAGACATTTTTGAAGATACTCACATGCCCAACTTTTTGTTTGAGAAGTTTTTTGTTGACAGAATTTGTACTCTTTTAAATGATGACGGTTATGTTTTGTTTAATACTATGATTCTTGATGAAGCGCACAATGTTCGAAACAGAAAATATATCTCAGAAGTAAATCCAAAATTGTTTATGACTAAAATGCTGCCCCGCATAGAAGTACACAATGAATTAATAATTATAAAAAAAGTTGCTTAATTTTATGAAACCCCTTGCCTCCATTTTAAACGCTTTACCACCTACTAAAGTTATTGACGAATCAATTAAGATTTCAGAGTACACGCCATTGAATTTATCGGTTTCTAATCAAGAATTAGCTGCCGAAAAACTGGATACATCTGAAGATTTTGAAAAATACATTTTAAATTATCTTAAAGAAAATAAAGCTAAAGTAGCATTTGGCGGTTATATTGAAGGACGCTTTTTATATCAGCGAAGCTCAATTTTTTTGAACGAATCTAAGCCGGAACGAAATATACATATCGGTCTGGATTTGTGGGCAGAAGCCGGAACCGCTGTTCTTGCTGCTTTGGACGGAAAAGTTCATAGTTTTAAAAATAATATTGGTTTAGGCGATTACGGACCTACAATCATTTTAGAGCATCAAATAGAAAATGAAAAATTTTATACTTTATATGGACATTTATCGTTAGAAAGTATAGAAAAATTAAATATCGGAGACCAATTTAAAAAAGGTCAAAAGATTGCAGCTTTAGGAAATGCCTCAGTAAATGGTGATTATGCACCACATGTCCATTTTCAAATCATCCATAATATTGAAAATTACTGGGGAGATTATCCTGGTGTATGCAACACAAAAGACCTAAACTTTTATATAGAAAATTGTCCCGATCCTAACTTATTATTAAAAATTACTTAAATAGTTATGAAGAAAGCAGGATTGATTATATGTTTGTTATTATTAATTGGATGTAAATCTAAAACAGCAACAGTTAGCAGGGATACAGAAGATTTAAAAATAAAAAAAGTTTCTGGAGCAGAAGTAAACGCCAATCAGCAGCAAAAAGCTTATGATTTAGGAAAAAGAGTTTTAGAAACTTGTAACACTTCAAAATTTAAACCCTTTAATGAAACCGAAGTAACTAAATCGGTTATGGAAAATACGACAGAAGATCGTTTAACCAAAACCTGTCAGAGATTTAGACAATATTACGGAAGCTTTATTGATTTAAAATTAGATGGAGTTTACAAAACTAAAAATGAAGTTATTTACCGCTACCATGCTTTGTACAGCAAAAAAATTGCCAACAAGGAACTACGAGTTTTTGTAAATGACGAGAATCTTGTTTCAGCTATAAAATCAATGGATTGGGATGAAAAATTTGACGCCAAATTAGCCGATCAATAAACACATAAATTATGAATTTTAAATTACCGTTTTTTCTATTACTATTTGTTTCAACCTTTGCCATCGCACAGCAGAGTATTAGTGTAAAAGGCTCAGCTCCTTTTCCTGCCACACAGGATTATACTTTTATCTGCGAAAAATATGCTTACACGGGCGAAGTAAATATTCAAATAGCAAAAACAGACAAAGGAGGTGTTTTAAAAATTACAGTTGCGACGGCAAATGACAAAGCAAGAATTGCCGGCGGACTTTATGTCGATTTGGCAAACGCTGATGTCATAGCCTGCACAGACAAAAATGTAAAAGAATCTGCGGACGGTAAGACAACTTCGTATTATTATTTTACTCCTGCGGAATGGATAAAACTTAAAAAAAATGACATTTATGCTGTAAGGTTTATTATTTCCGGCGGTCCAACGACTTTTGGAAATCAAACTGGATATTTTACGGCTTATAATAAAATGAATTATTTTTCGACGGCGTTTGACAAATCAAAAAAATCGTACGATACTGCGAAAGAAATTAGCGTTTTATAATGATTTTTTAATCGAATAAATCTTATATTTAACATTAAAAAATCTATCATGAATGCAAATGAAGCCTTAATCACAAAATTCTATACCGCTTTTGCAAATGCAGATGCTAAAACAATGAGTGAATGCTATCATCCAAAAGTACACTTTATTGATCCCGCATTTGGTTTATTAAAAGAAGAACAGGTTTCTAAGATGTGGGAAATGTTACTTTTAAAAAGCAAAGGGAATTTAAAAATTGAGTTCTCAAATGTAAAAGCAGATGATTCAACTGGTTCTGCCAACTGGACTGCAGCATACAATTTCAGTAAGACAAATAGAAAAGTAATTAATAAAATTACAGCCGAATTTGTTTTTAAAGACGGGTTGATCATTAAGCATACCGATAATTTTGATGTCTGGAAATGGTCCAAACAAGCTTTTGGTCCAACAGGTTATTTATTAGGATGGACAGGTTTTTTTCAAAAGAAAATACAGCAGCAGGCTCTATTATCATTACAAAAATTTCAAGGCGTACAATAGTTATTGAAATCAAGAATTCAATCTTCGCTTACAACTGATTATAATTTATTTGTTACTAATTGCTTTGTATTAAAAGTGTTAATTCTAAATACTAATGAAAGAAATCGTACACAAAAAATTAAATCAATTACAGGCAACAGCAATCTGCGGCAATGATATTAGTTCTTCCTGTCTGTACGTTTCAGCTTTAACTATTTTATATGCGGGGCAATATGCATGGATTTCACTTTTAATTGTTGGTGTTGTATTATTTCTATTCCGAAAAATTTACGGAGAAGTCGTTGGAGCAATTCCTTTAAACGGAGGAGCGTATAATGTTTTACTAAACACTTCAACCAAACGTTTAGCATCATTGGCTGCTACTTTAACGGTTTTGTCATACATGGCAACCGCTGTAATTTCTGCATCTGAAGGAATGCACTACTTGCACGGAATCTTTGAAGGCTTGAATGTTACAATTGCAACTGTCATAGTTTTAGTTCTCTTTACGGGATTAGCCATTTTAGGAATTGGAGAATCTGCATTCGTAGCTGTTATCATTTTTATAACTCATATTGCTACTTTAACTTTATTGGTTTTAGCTTCTGTTTGGTTTGTACTAACAAACGGCCTAGAAACCTTTCATGTCAATTGGCAGGCTCCTATTGCATACGACAATATTAAAACAGCACTTTTTCTAGGTTTTTCGGCGGCCATGCTGGGAATTTCTGGTTTCGAAAGTTCTGCCAACTTTGTCGAAGAGCAAGAACACGGAGTTTTTCCAAAGACACTCCGAAACATGTGGGCAATTGTGACCTTCTTCAATCCAGTTATTGCCATATTACTCGTATGTGTAATTCCGTTAACTCAGGTTGGAGAAAATAAAGAATCCCTTTTGGCCCATTTAGGACAAACAACCGGCGGATCGTGGCTGGCATGGTTAATTTCAATCGATGCTGTTATGGTACTTTGCGGCGCTGTTCTAACTTCTTTTGTTGGTGTTTCAGGACTTTTAAACCGAATGACATTAGATAGAATTTTACCTAACTATTTTCTAAAACAAAACAACAGAGGATCACATTACAGAATTGTTATCAGCTTTTTAATTCTTTGTATTTCAGTACTTTTTGCTACAAGTGGACATTTAGAATCACTGGCAGGAGTTTATACATTCTCATTTTTAGCCGTAATGGGTCTGTTCGGAATAGGAAATTTGCTTTTAAAATATAAAAGAAAAAAACTACCAAGACCAGAACGCGCCCGCGGTATTGCAGTCGTCACGGCGGTAACTTTTATTATTGCTGCCTTTCTAGGAAATATGCGCCTCAATATTAATTCGTTTTACACATTTCTGCAATATATGATTCCATCTCTCCTATTTATTGGAATCATGCTTAACCGTGTTAATTTAATTCGGTTATTGATCGAAGCGTTAGAATATTTTTATCAGCCGTTACGAAAAATGGTTGTAGTAAGTAATCGTTATTTACAAAATTTAAGCATAAAAATCAATTCTCAGGAGTTTGTATTTTTTACGAAAGGAGACGATATTACGATTCTAAACAAAGTCCTGCAATATGTAGAAGACAATGAAACCACCAAAAAATTAAAAATCGTTTATGTCAAAAATGACATTTCTAATAACGAGGAATTAAAAAAAGACCTAGAAGTTTTAGACCGTGCCTACGACGGACTTGATATTGAATATATTGAAATTCAAGGCGTTTTCGGTCCCGAAATAATTGACGAGCTTTCTCAAAAATGGAAAATTCCTAAAAACTTTATGTTTATTGGTTCACCAGGTAATAAATTCTCCTACCGAGTTTCAGATCTAGGAGGCGTAAGACTGATTATGTAATTTATTAGGAGCAGAAATATCATTTTTTTCAAGGCCTAAAGTCCCGCTATTCGTTTCAACCTTTTGTGCTTTCCGAAGCCTCGAAACAGCACAAAAGGATTTCCACTTCTATCGGGGCTAACTCAGAAATATCATTTTCACAAGAAAAAATAAACCCGACAAATTTTAAAAACTTGTCGGGTAAAATTATATTAAATGTTTATCTAGACTTAAGATTTAAACCAGCTTGCAACCAATTCATCTTCAAAAGAAGTGGCGTTTTTATGAATAAACTCATTTTTGTCTTTATCATAAGAATAATCCAAAGCCCAAGTTTTATGATTTGCCGCCATTTCTTTTATACTTTGGCATACAAAAGCGATTTCTTCATCGGTAGTAGTTGGGTGAATAGACATTCTGATCCATCCTGGTTTTTTAATTAAATCACCAATTGTAATTTCGTTTACTAATTTGTTAGAAGTTTCCTGATCAACGTGCAGTAAATAGTGACCGTAAGTTCCCGCACAGCTGCATCCGCCTCTAGTTTGAATTCCGAAACGATCATTAAGGATTTTTACTCCTAAATTAAAATGAAGATCATCTATAAAAAATGAAACTACACCAAGACGTTCCTTATGCTGTCCCGCTAAAATTTTTATATTAGAAATTGGTTCCAATTCGCTAAAAACATAATCAACAATTTCATGTTCACGCTGCATGATATTTTCAATACCCATTTCCTCTTTCAGCTCGATTGCAAGAGCTGTTTTTATAACTTGAAGAAAACCTGGAGTTCCACCATCTTCACGATCTTCAATATTATCAATATATTTATGTTCTCCCCAAGGATTTGTCCAGCTTACCGTTCCTCCTCCCGGACAATCAGGAATCATGTTTTTGTATAATTTTTTATTGAAAATTAAAACACCAGAAGTTCCAGGCCCGCCCAAAAATTTGTGAGGTGACATAAAAACAGCATCTAAATATGCTTCTGGATCAGCTGGATGCATATCCACTTCAACATAAGGACCCGAACAAGCAAAATCAACAAAACAAACACCATTATACTGATGCATCAATTTTGCTGCTTCATGAAACGGAGTTCTCAAACCTGTAACATTTGAACAAGCCGTGATAGAAGCAATTTTTATGGTTCTGTCGTTATATTTTTGCAATAAAATTTCTAGGTTCTCTAAATTGAAAAGTCCTTTTTCGCAAGAAGGAATAATCTCAACATCGGCAATAGTTTCCAGCCAAGAAGTTTGATTGGAATGGTGTTCCATATGCGAAATAAAAACTATAGGTTTCTGATCTGCAGGAACGTTAGTGAAACTTTTCAAATTTTCAGGAATTTTCAACCCTAAAATACGTTGAAATTTATTGATAACTCCTGTCATTCCAGTTCCATCGGTTATTAAAACATCATCTGTACTGGCATTGGCATGACGTTTAATAATATGTCTTGCATGATGATATGCTTTTGTCATAGCCGTTCCAGATACAGTAGTTTCAGTATGAGTGTTGGCTACAAAAGGTCCAAAATCGTTTAATAATTTTTCCTCAATTGGGCGGTACAATCTTCCGCTGGCAGTCCAATCCGTATAAATGATCGATTTTCTGCCATAAGGTGACGTAAATTCTTGGTTGATACCGACAATATTTTTTCTAAAATCCTGAAAATAAGTTTCTAGAGTGATGGTACTATTTTTGCTATCCATTAGTTGTGCCTTGTGTTTGACTGCAAATATATCGTTTTTTTACAAAATTGCGAATTTATCAATAGCAAACTTCAAACATTACATTCCTGTTGGATATCTTTAGTCAAAAGATCTTTTTTTTAATAAATTATCACAATATCCTATCGAATTAATAGGCATTCAGCTAATAGAAAGTATTATTTATGGAAAACATATCAATAGCTACCTTTGGAGGCGGTTGTTTTTGGTGTATCGAAGCAGTAATTCAGCGTTTAAAAGGTGTAGAATCAATAAAATCCGGTTTCTCAGGCGGCTTTATCAAAAATCCACCTTATCGAGAAGTTTGTACAGGAAGAACTGGGCATGCGGAAGTTATTCAAGTAACCTTTAATCCTGACATAATTTCATATCATGACTTAATTTATATTTTTATGACAAGTCATGATCCAACAACTTTAAACCGTCAGGGCGGTGACAGCGGTACGCAATATCGATCGATCATCTTGTATCATGATGACGAGCAGAAAGAAACGGCCGAAAAAATATTTAAAGAATTGCAGCCATCTTATCCTGATCCGATTGTTACGCAGTTGGAACCTTTTGAAGTTTTTTATAAAGCGGAAGAGGAGCATCAAAACTATTATAATGAAAATCAAGACGCAAGATACTGTCAAGTAGTGATTGATCCGAAAATTCAAAGACTGCAAAAAATATATGCCAATAAATTAATTGGTTAAATTTTAAAGTTTGCCACAGATTTAAACAAAAAATAAGTATATTAAAAAATCCTTATAATCTGTCTAATCTTTGGCAAAATAAATAAGAAAGAAAATGAAAAATCTAAAAATAAACAATCGATTTACTGCAGAACTGCCAGCAGATCCAGATTTGACAAATGAAATTCGTCAGGTAAAAAACACGCTGTTTTCTTATGTAAACCCGACAAAACCCTCAAATCCAAAATTAATCCACGCATCTGAAGAAGTTGCAGAATTAGTTGGAATTTCTAAGGATGAAATCCAATCAGAAGAATTTTTAAACACTTTTTCTGGAAAAGATATTCTTCCTGGTACGCAGCCATACGCCATGTGTTATGCTGGACATCAATTTGGAAATTGGGCTGGACAATTGGGCGACGGACGTGCAATTAATTTAACTGAAGTCGAAAACAACAATCAATTTTATACGCTGCAATTAAAAGGTGCAGGAAAAACGCCTTATTCCAGAACCGCAGATGGACTAGCTGTGTTGCGTTCGTCCATAAGAGAATATTTATGTGCGGAAGCAATGCATTATTTAGGAGTTCCCTCTACCCGATCGCTTTCGTTGATTCTTTCAGGCGATCAGGTTTTACGAGATATTTTATACAACGGAAATCCTGCTTATGAAAAAGGCGCGGTGGTCTGCCGTGTTGCGCCGTCATTTATTCGTTTTGGAAGTTTTGAAATGCTTACGGCCAGAAATGAACTTAAAAATTTAAAACAGTTTGTTGAGTTTACCATCAAACATTATTTTCCAGAAATTACTGGAGAACCAAAAGAGCAATATTTAAAGTTCTTTAAAAAGGTAGCAGATACGACTCGAGAAATGATTCTGCACTGGCAGCGTGTCGGATTTGTTCACGGTGTTATGAATACCGATAATATGTCTATTCACGGAATTACGATCGATTATGGACCATATGGGTGGTTAGAAAACTATGATCCTAATTGGACTCCAAATACTACAGACAGTCAAAATAGAAGATATCGTTTTGGAAATCAGCCTCAAGTTGCACAGTGGAATTTATACCAATTGGCAAATGCGCTTTATCCGTTAATTAATGAAGCGGAGCCATTAGAAAAAATCCTTGATTCGTTTTTTACTGATTTTGAAAAGGATTATAAAAATATGTTTTTAAACAAATTAGGGGTATTTACTTCAAGTGAAACTGATGATAAAATTATTCAAGGAATTGAAGAAATTTTACAATTGTCAGAAACTGATATGACAATCTTTTTTAGAAATTTAAGTCAAATTAAAAAAGATGATTCTGTAGAACTGGCATTTGAAAAAATTGAATATGCATTTTATCTTCCAGAAGAAATTAAGAGCGAAGTTCTTGATGCGTGGCAAAAATGGCTTTCGGTTTATCTTAAAAGATTAAAAATGGAAGATCTCGCTGACGAAGAGCGTGCTTCAAAAATGAATCTCATAAATCCAAAATATGTATTGCGTAATTATATGGCGCAACTCGCTATTGACGAAGCAGATAAGGGTGATTATTCATTGGTGAATGAATTATTTCAACTTCTAAAAAATCCGTACGACGAACAGCCAGAATCTGAAAAATGGTTCGCAAAACGTCCAGATTGGGCAAGGTCAAAAGTAGGATGTTCAATGTTATCTTGTAGTTCTTAATTTATTTGTGCCTCAGATTAAAAGATTAATACATAAAATCCTTTAATCTGAGGCACAAAATTATTTCGATGTTATATAATCCACAATCATTGTCGCATGTACTCTCGAGTTTTCTATAAACCATTTATGCGTCTGCATTCCGCCGCAAACAACGCCTGCTAGAAATAATCCTTCAACATTCGTTTCCATCGTTTCAGGATTATATACAGGAATTTTTAATTCATCATTAGAAAGCTGAATTCCCATTTTTTCTAAAAAATTAAGATCTGGTTTATATCCTGTTAAAGCCAGGACAAAATCGTTTTCAATTGTAACCTTTCCATTTGGAGTTTCAATTTCAACTTCATTTTCTCTGATTTCTGTAATATTAGATTCGAAATAAGCTTTGATACTTCCCTCTTCAATTCGATTTTCAATATCGGGCTTGACCCAATATTTAACTCGATTATTGATTTCGTTTTTACGGATAACCATTGTAACTTCAGCACCTTTTCGCCAGCATTCTAGAGCGGCATCTACAGAAGAATTATTGGCTCCAACGACCAAAATCTTTCTAAAAGCATATTCGTGCGCTTCTTTATAATAATGACGAACTTTTGGCAGATTTTCTCCAGAAATATTCATCTCGATCGGAATGTCATAAAAACCAGTTGCGATTACCACATTTCGTGCTTCATAGTTTTGTTTATCAGTATTAATTAAAAAAATCCCGCTGCTTTGTTTTTGAACTTCATTTACTCTTTCAAATAAATTAATATTGAATTTAAAGTAACGATGTATATTTCTGTAATATTCTAAAGCTTCCTGTCGTCCAGGTTTTGGCGCTAAGCAATTAAACGGAATATCTCCGATTTCTAATCTTTCTGCAGTAGAAAAAAAAGTCATATAAAGAGGATAATTGAAAATACTATTTACAATTGCTCCTTTTTCTATAATCACATATTTTAGCTTTTTCTTTTCTGCTTCAATTGCACAGGCAAGACCAATTGGCCCTCCTCCTACTATTATAACGTCGTATATGGAATCTGTCATTTTATTTTTGCCAGTCTTTAAAAGGATTTTTACTCAAATAGGCGTTATAGTATCTTTCGTCGTTTGTAACTTCTTCACCAAGCCAATCTGGTTTCTCAAAAACTTCCGTTTCAGAATTTAGTTCAATTT from Flavobacterium fluviale includes these protein-coding regions:
- a CDS encoding APC family permease produces the protein MKEIVHKKLNQLQATAICGNDISSSCLYVSALTILYAGQYAWISLLIVGVVLFLFRKIYGEVVGAIPLNGGAYNVLLNTSTKRLASLAATLTVLSYMATAVISASEGMHYLHGIFEGLNVTIATVIVLVLFTGLAILGIGESAFVAVIIFITHIATLTLLVLASVWFVLTNGLETFHVNWQAPIAYDNIKTALFLGFSAAMLGISGFESSANFVEEQEHGVFPKTLRNMWAIVTFFNPVIAILLVCVIPLTQVGENKESLLAHLGQTTGGSWLAWLISIDAVMVLCGAVLTSFVGVSGLLNRMTLDRILPNYFLKQNNRGSHYRIVISFLILCISVLFATSGHLESLAGVYTFSFLAVMGLFGIGNLLLKYKRKKLPRPERARGIAVVTAVTFIIAAFLGNMRLNINSFYTFLQYMIPSLLFIGIMLNRVNLIRLLIEALEYFYQPLRKMVVVSNRYLQNLSIKINSQEFVFFTKGDDITILNKVLQYVEDNETTKKLKIVYVKNDISNNEELKKDLEVLDRAYDGLDIEYIEIQGVFGPEIIDELSQKWKIPKNFMFIGSPGNKFSYRVSDLGGVRLIM
- a CDS encoding protein adenylyltransferase SelO; this encodes MKNLKINNRFTAELPADPDLTNEIRQVKNTLFSYVNPTKPSNPKLIHASEEVAELVGISKDEIQSEEFLNTFSGKDILPGTQPYAMCYAGHQFGNWAGQLGDGRAINLTEVENNNQFYTLQLKGAGKTPYSRTADGLAVLRSSIREYLCAEAMHYLGVPSTRSLSLILSGDQVLRDILYNGNPAYEKGAVVCRVAPSFIRFGSFEMLTARNELKNLKQFVEFTIKHYFPEITGEPKEQYLKFFKKVADTTREMILHWQRVGFVHGVMNTDNMSIHGITIDYGPYGWLENYDPNWTPNTTDSQNRRYRFGNQPQVAQWNLYQLANALYPLINEAEPLEKILDSFFTDFEKDYKNMFLNKLGVFTSSETDDKIIQGIEEILQLSETDMTIFFRNLSQIKKDDSVELAFEKIEYAFYLPEEIKSEVLDAWQKWLSVYLKRLKMEDLADEERASKMNLINPKYVLRNYMAQLAIDEADKGDYSLVNELFQLLKNPYDEQPESEKWFAKRPDWARSKVGCSMLSCSS
- a CDS encoding aminotransferase class V-fold PLP-dependent enzyme, with the protein product MDSKNSTITLETYFQDFRKNIVGINQEFTSPYGRKSIIYTDWTASGRLYRPIEEKLLNDFGPFVANTHTETTVSGTAMTKAYHHARHIIKRHANASTDDVLITDGTGMTGVINKFQRILGLKIPENLKSFTNVPADQKPIVFISHMEHHSNQTSWLETIADVEIIPSCEKGLFNLENLEILLQKYNDRTIKIASITACSNVTGLRTPFHEAAKLMHQYNGVCFVDFACSGPYVEVDMHPADPEAYLDAVFMSPHKFLGGPGTSGVLIFNKKLYKNMIPDCPGGGTVSWTNPWGEHKYIDNIEDREDGGTPGFLQVIKTALAIELKEEMGIENIMQREHEIVDYVFSELEPISNIKILAGQHKERLGVVSFFIDDLHFNLGVKILNDRFGIQTRGGCSCAGTYGHYLLHVDQETSNKLVNEITIGDLIKKPGWIRMSIHPTTTDEEIAFVCQSIKEMAANHKTWALDYSYDKDKNEFIHKNATSFEDELVASWFKS
- a CDS encoding peptidoglycan DD-metalloendopeptidase family protein, encoding MKPLASILNALPPTKVIDESIKISEYTPLNLSVSNQELAAEKLDTSEDFEKYILNYLKENKAKVAFGGYIEGRFLYQRSSIFLNESKPERNIHIGLDLWAEAGTAVLAALDGKVHSFKNNIGLGDYGPTIILEHQIENEKFYTLYGHLSLESIEKLNIGDQFKKGQKIAALGNASVNGDYAPHVHFQIIHNIENYWGDYPGVCNTKDLNFYIENCPDPNLLLKIT
- a CDS encoding YpdA family putative bacillithiol disulfide reductase — its product is MTDSIYDVIIVGGGPIGLACAIEAEKKKLKYVIIEKGAIVNSIFNYPLYMTFFSTAERLEIGDIPFNCLAPKPGRQEALEYYRNIHRYFKFNINLFERVNEVQKQSSGIFLINTDKQNYEARNVVIATGFYDIPIEMNISGENLPKVRHYYKEAHEYAFRKILVVGANNSSVDAALECWRKGAEVTMVIRKNEINNRVKYWVKPDIENRIEEGSIKAYFESNITEIRENEVEIETPNGKVTIENDFVLALTGYKPDLNFLEKMGIQLSNDELKIPVYNPETMETNVEGLFLAGVVCGGMQTHKWFIENSRVHATMIVDYITSK
- the msrA gene encoding peptide-methionine (S)-S-oxide reductase MsrA, with protein sequence MENISIATFGGGCFWCIEAVIQRLKGVESIKSGFSGGFIKNPPYREVCTGRTGHAEVIQVTFNPDIISYHDLIYIFMTSHDPTTLNRQGGDSGTQYRSIILYHDDEQKETAEKIFKELQPSYPDPIVTQLEPFEVFYKAEEEHQNYYNENQDARYCQVVIDPKIQRLQKIYANKLIG
- a CDS encoding nuclear transport factor 2 family protein is translated as MNANEALITKFYTAFANADAKTMSECYHPKVHFIDPAFGLLKEEQVSKMWEMLLLKSKGNLKIEFSNVKADDSTGSANWTAAYNFSKTNRKVINKITAEFVFKDGLIIKHTDNFDVWKWSKQAFGPTGYLLGWTGFFQKKIQQQALLSLQKFQGVQ
- a CDS encoding spermidine synthase — translated: MIRKIFSYIIPIKIFKKKSARSKIIEVTWANGELVLDSENTNYSYGSLQRILRYGLRNIGYDTILKMDHILLLGVAGGSVVKTLVDEIEYKDRITGVEIDPDMIQVANEYFNLNQIKQLELVIDDAFEFVLKTKDKYDLIIIDIFEDTHMPNFLFEKFFVDRICTLLNDDGYVLFNTMILDEAHNVRNRKYISEVNPKLFMTKMLPRIEVHNELIIIKKVA
- a CDS encoding 1-acyl-sn-glycerol-3-phosphate acyltransferase → MKKLLYKFIFFKLMGWKIVGMENAEVKKCVLMVMPHTSNHDFYIGIFTRGISGLQMNWVGKKELFKFPFGYYFRNVGGEPLDRTGGLNKVDSIAAIFERKEIFRLAVAPEGTRKGVNEIKTGFYYIALKANVPIVPVAFDWGKKEVSFGKPFFPTGNYEADFEILKKHYKGVLGKIPENGVQF